The following is a genomic window from Cupriavidus taiwanensis.
TAGCGAAAGCCGCTGCCGAATTCGCGCATCAGGCGCGGCAGGTAGATGTGCTCGCATACCTCGGCGGCGGTGGGCTGGGTCAGGCGTCGGCTGACTTTGGATTCCATGCTGGGTGATCTCCGAAACGATGGAGCAAGTATGGAAATCCGCTGGATATATCGTCAAATCAGCATTTTGATCGGAGCTATGCGGATTTGATATGCTGCGTGGGACCCCGCCGACCCCGACCGCCCCCAGCCATGAACTACAAGCAGATCGAAGCGTTCCGCGCAGTCATGCTGACGCGCTCGATGACCGAAGCCGCCGCCCAGCTCCATACCTCGCAGCCCAACATCAGCCGCGTGATCGGGCAACTAGAGCGCGAGGCGGGCTTCAGGCTGTTCGAACGCGTCGGCAACCGGCTCACACCGACCGACGAAGCCGAGGCCTTGTTTTTAGATGTGGAGCGATCCTTCGTCGGTCTCGACAGCCTGCGCGCATCGGCCCGTTCGATCCGTGAGTCGGGCGTCGGCACTCTGCGCATCGGCACCGTGCCGTCGATCGCGATGAGCGTGATGCCGCAGGCCATCCTGGCCTTCCGCGAGCGCTATCCGGACGTGCCGATCGCCGTGCATACGAACGATTCGCCCACGGTCGCCAAATGGACCGCGGCGCGCTTCTGCGATATCGGGCTGGTGTCGTACATGGCCGATACCACCGGCACCCGCAGCAAGTTGCTGCGCCGCGAGGACGGCGTGTGCATCGTGCCGGCGACACACCGGCTGGCGCGCAAGCGCCGCATCCACGCCAGCGACCTCGATGGCGAGCGCTTTATCTCGCTGACGCATGGCGACGGCACCCGCACCACGGTAGATGCCGCGTTCGTGCCGGATGACCGGCGCGTGCTGACGCTGGAGACGCCTTACGCGGCCACCATCTGCACGATGGTGGGCATGGGGCTGGGGGTCAGCGTGGTCAACCCGCTGGTGGTGCGCAGCCTGAAGCCGGCGGGTGTCAAGGCGATTCCGTTCGAGCCGGTCATCGC
Proteins encoded in this region:
- a CDS encoding LysR family transcriptional regulator; the encoded protein is MNYKQIEAFRAVMLTRSMTEAAAQLHTSQPNISRVIGQLEREAGFRLFERVGNRLTPTDEAEALFLDVERSFVGLDSLRASARSIRESGVGTLRIGTVPSIAMSVMPQAILAFRERYPDVPIAVHTNDSPTVAKWTAARFCDIGLVSYMADTTGTRSKLLRREDGVCIVPATHRLARKRRIHASDLDGERFISLTHGDGTRTTVDAAFVPDDRRVLTLETPYAATICTMVGMGLGVSVVNPLVVRSLKPAGVKAIPFEPVIAFESHILFNPQRPVPALAQWFLECLRKVTG